A DNA window from Odocoileus virginianus isolate 20LAN1187 ecotype Illinois unplaced genomic scaffold, Ovbor_1.2 Unplaced_Scaffold_5, whole genome shotgun sequence contains the following coding sequences:
- the FGFRL1 gene encoding fibroblast growth factor receptor-like 1 produces MTPSPALVLPLLLLLGALPPAAAARGPPRMADKVVPRQVARLGRTVRLQCPVEGDPPPLTMWTKDGRTIHGGWSRFRVLPQGLKVKEVEPEDAGAYVCKATNGFGSLSVNYTLIVMDDTSPGRESPGHDSSSGGQEDPASKQWARPRFTQPSKMRRRVIARPVGSSVRLKCVASGHPRPDIMWMKDDQALTRPEAGEHRKKKWTLSLKNLRPEDSGKYTCRVSNRAGAINATYKVDVIQRTRSKPVLTGTHPVNTTVDFGGTTSFQCKVRSDVKPVIQWLKRVEYGAEGRYNSTIDVGGQKFVVLPTGDVWSRPDGSYLNKLLITRARQDDAGMYICLGANTMGYSFRSAFLTVLPDPKPPGPPVAPSSSTTSLPWPVVIGIPAGAVFIVGTVVLWLCQAKKKPCAPAPPPPAPAHRPPAGARDRGGDKDLPAPATLGSGPGVGLCEELGPPAAPQHLLGSGSATGPKLYPKLYTDTHTHTHSHTHSHVEGKVHQHQHIHYQC; encoded by the exons ATGACGCCGAGCCCCGCGCTggtgctgccactgctgctgctgctgggggccCTCCCGCCGGCCGCCGCCGCCCGAG GGCCCCCGAGGATGGCGGACAAGGTGGTCCCGAGGCAGGTGGCCCGGCTGGGCCGCACGGTCCGGCTGCAGTGCCCCGTGGAGGGGGACCCGCCGCCACTGACCATGTGGACCAAGGACGGCCGGACGATCCACGGCGGCTGGAGCCGCTTCCGCGTGCTGCCCCAAGGGCTGAAGGTGAAGGAGGTGGAACCGGAGGACGCTGGTGCCTACGTGTGCAAGGCCACCAACGGCTTTGGGAGCCTCAGTGTCAACTACACGCTCATAGTGATGG atgaCACCAGTCCAGGAAGGGAGAGCCCAGGGCACGACAGCTCCTCTGGGGGCCAGGAAGACCCAGCCAGCAAGCAGTGGG CGCGGCCCCGCTTCACGCAGCCCTCCAAGATGAGGCGCCGCGTTATCGCGCGGCCCGTGGGCAGCTCCGTGCGGCTCAAGTGCGTGGCCAGTGGGCACCCGCGGCCCGACATCATGTGGATGAAGGATGACCAGGCCTTGACCCGCCCGGAGGCTGGCGAGCACAGGAAAAAGAAGTGGACGCTGAGCCTGAAGAACCTGCGCCCGGAGGACAGCGGCAAGTACACGTGCCGCGTGTCGAACCGCGCAGGCGCCATCAACGCCACCTACAAGGTGGATGTGATCC AGCGGACGCGCTCCAAGCCTGTGCTCACGGGCACGCACCCGGTGAACACGACGGTGGACTTCGGGGGCACGACATCCTTCCAGTGCAAAGTGCGCAGCGACGTGAAGccggtgatccagtggctgaAGCGCGTGGAGTATGGCGCCGAGGGCCGCTACAACTCCACCATCGACGTGGGTGGCCAGAAGTTCGTGGTTCTGCCCACCGGCGACGTGTGGTCGCGGCCCGACGGCTCCTACCTCAACAAGCTGCTCATCACGCGCGCGCGCCAGGATGACGCGGGCATGTACATCTGCCTGGGTGCCAACACCATGGGCTACAGCTTCCGCAGCGCCTTCCTGACGGTGCTGCCTG ACCCAAAGCCCCCAGGGCCACCTGTGGCCCCCTCGTCCTCCACCACCAGTCTGCCGTGGCCGGTGGTCATCGGCATCCCAGCCGGCGCGGTCTTCATCGTGGGCACCGTGGTCCTGTGGCTCTGCCAGGCCAAGAAGAAGCCATgcgcgccggccccgccccccccGGCGCCTGCACATCGCCCACCTGCCGGAGCCCGCGACCGCGGCGGGGATAAGGACCTGCCTGCCCCCGCCACCCTGGGCTCTGGCCCTGGAGTGGGGCTATGTGAGGAGCTTGGGCCCCCAGCCGCCCCCCAGCATCTGCTGGGCTCCGGCTCAGCCACCGGCCCCAAGCTTTACCCCAAACTctacacagacacgcacacacacacacactcacacacacactcacacgtggAGGGCAAAGTCCACCAACATCAACACATCCACTACCAGTGCTAG